ggaatggTTGCGTGCTCCATGATGATGTACTTTTTTATTGGGATCACCATTGTGCCATTTTACACTAAGAGGTAATAAGAGCCATTTGTTTATGAAACTAAGCTATTCTTTTTCCTGTTAGCATCATATACAATaattaaaacagtgaaaaatcatATGTAAGTAGATTGTACAATAAACAAAGTGCTCTCAAAGAGCTCATAAGGATttaagacagaagagaaaaaaaaaagtgtgccAAGAATTCATCAGGCACTTACAAGTAAgcacaaaaaaagaggaaatattctCCTCAGAGCTAAACAAACCAGATTGAATCGAAACATTTACTGTCAAGTCAAAAAGCCAACCACACTTGTCAACGCTTGACAGTGAAAAGCCAAGCCTTGCATAAATAAGAACAGttcaaaaaagctttttcaggTGCAGAAGAGTGTTGTGTTTAATGTAACTTGAGTAGCGGAAGTCATGGTAAAATTGTTCACTCAAGAATCTGTATTTTACTTCCAAATTAACCATCCTAAGAAACTACCACCTTCAACAATCCAGTTTGCAGAACATAATGAATGCTGAAGGAGTTACTAATACCCAcactttaatttaattttgcaagTTCTGCctacacacacaaaatcaatTTGCAAAATATCAAAGTAACAAGACAAAGAGTGCAGCTCactttttcatatttcaagATTATGACAGAGAAAGCAAGGACATCCACTCCATTCTTCTTACTAGAGCACCTTTAATCTCAAAACTATTTGAAAACCATTCTCTTTAAAACAGAGTAATTcacatatatttcatttttttcctgcctccagATCACATGACAAAAGACACGTAACAAGATTAGTTTCATAAGAATTGGAGTGAGACtgtttcttgactttttttgcCACCAAAGTGTAATACTGTGAGCAAAAGTTTACTGTGTTATCAATATTAGAAAAGTAACTCTTGAGAAAAATGGATAAGCAAAAGCTAAAACTAACTTTTTCAACAAAAAATCCTGCTACTTATTTATGCAAGAGGCCCatgcaataaagaaaaagaaaagcgGGAAAAAACATGGGTACTGATCTGAATTCTGAGGCTTATTGAATGAAATcagtcaaaatatttctgagacaTGAAGTGTACTGCATTCCAAGTATTTACTACTAAACTTTAAAATCCATAGCAATTTTGCTCTCTTGAATAAAATGAAACCGGTTACAGATGAGGAGATCAGAATCTAACTGAAAACCGCAGAATGCataaaaaacaacagcaacaaaaatgctttcttgAACTTACTCGCTATGGCAGCCCTTCTCCAGGTGTAGTCACAGGTTCAGGGTGGGCACATTTCATCACAGCAGGATGGAGCATCTATGAACTCCAGCCAAGCCACCACACACAGATGTATTTTCACATGCAACTCGCAACAGATGCTTTGGATGAGCTTCAAAGAAataacttttgttttgtttttgtagtgTTTGGACAACAGAAACTGTGTGCAAAGTACTCAAAGCCAACATCAAGGACAAAGTTTCCTGCCCAAACAGCGAAGGCTCAGAGGATGAGGAAATCTTTCCTTATCCGTGTCTACAGGTGTGGGTTAATCTGACAGCCTCAGGACAGGAGGTTATGCTCTACCACACTGAGGATACACTGGAAAGAAATCCTAAGGTACTTGCAACACAGATAGCAAGCTCATTCTCTGCTACTATCAAACGCTTTTGAGGAGAAGGGCTTATGGTTTTTAAACCAAGCAGCACAGTAACAGCAGGAGTTACTCATCTTTTACGTATTAACATCTGGGCTTAGACCAAGGCAATTTTAAAGCATTCCAAAAATTACagttttggattttatttcaaacattACATTAAATATTAAGTTAATACTTCTTAAGGAATCACCCCAACACGAATATACACTTCTGaacattttcaaatatgtaGGCCTCCCAGTTGAAGACCCATTGTAGCAAATGGTTTATAAGATGCAGCTTGCTCAGTTCCTTGTTGAATTAGCACATAAGAGACATCAAGTTTAAAACCATCCAAAGTAAGAGCACAAATCCCAATTTTACTTGCATTTTAGGTGTATATTATGAAACAGGGaatgaagaaggagaaaacGGCAACATGATGCACAGTTTagacagaagaaacaaatcagTGATTTTGGACAATTATCACACAGAAAAcccatttgtctttgttttagTCTGCAGCAGTTTCCCAGACTCATGGAGAGGCCAGTGGCACTGTCATAAGCACCTGCGTAAGACAGAGATGCTGAGTATTGTGGTAGGGGTCCTTTGGTTAATCATTTTAAGGATCTCTTCCCCAGAGGATGAGTGCGCCCACAGTTGGAACAGAAATGTGAGTGCGTAATATTAATTTGGCATTAGAGGTCTGTGAAAGATtagggaagaggaaaacaaaaggtcTTATCCCTTTATTCCCACCAGTGTTTCTGCTTGGTAATCAGCAAAGTGCTCAGTATTTTCAGGCGTGCTCCCCCAGAACAAAAAGTGGTCCTTCAGGTACCCTATCCCAAGGAAGGTCAGGTTCAGTCCAGTTCCAAACCCACGAATATTTCAGAGGTGTTATTGCACCTCAACAACTCTCTTACACGAAAATTCAGATCTTGGATGCCCAAGATTGAAGTGCTTTCAGAATCCAGAACAAACGTGCTCAGATTACAAGTGCAAAGAATTTATATAGATTAGAGCTTCACACAGTGCAAACCTAATAGCATAAAACACTTCAGCTGAAGAGAATTCTTCTAGCTAATGCCTATCTTTATAGTGACTGTCTCAGGGAAAGCTACATGCAATGaaggagcaaagcagaaattacCAACAATAGAAGGAAACAAGAGTCTTGTTCATTACAAGGGGAGGCACTTTGTTGATGTCCTACCTACTTGCATTAGTGCAAGTAAAATTTTTGGGTAAGGAACCACCCCTGCTTTTGCTTTGGCCAGGTTCCAGTTTAGTACATTCAAGCATTATTATGTACCCAAAAtaatactgcagaaaaaaaaggttatgaaaaacaaacaaacaaaaaatactgcTTCAAAGACTATTTCCACTGAGGACTAAAAAACTCTGCATTATTACTACAGGTCAAAATAGTTCTAATTTACAAGGATAAGTAGGAAGCCTCCAACAGCCAtgcttgctgtatttttctACTAGTTATAATCAGAGGTGTGCAGTAAAACAACTTCATTCTCCTGCACACTGACAAGCCGGTGTGAATTTCTGCACTACTAACACTTTCCTGCTGTGGCAGTGCCTAGAAGCTCTGTTAGGAACTGAAGCTTGGCAGTGTAATAAAGAAGTGACAGTCTCAAAGACTGCAGGGGTTTTTTGAGCATGTATGTTATTGGTTTCCAACAACATAACTCCAGTCTGTAAATCTGGAGACTGGGGGCATAGACGTACTGATGGAAACATGACATGGCATGGCAAATGAACATAATGAAAACAAGACAACCTCCAGGGATGCCAAACTGCAGAAGAGTTTGTCAGCAGGAATGTCATTTTTTCACTCAATCTGACTTAACTACAAACTTTGTCTTAGAGTATTTATTATAATGAATCACCTTGATTTCTTATTTCAGTGCTCATACGTCCCAGACAAGTTGGAGAACTCTAAAGAAGTTAAGGCACGGATAGAAACAATTGCAAGCAATTTCAAAAAATACCAGACTTTCCCTTGTTACTATGACCCAGGAGGAACACAGACCAATGTCATTTTAAGCAGACTTTATCCCTCAAAAGgccttctctttgctttcctctggcCTACACTCATGTTTACTGGTGGATGTCTGATTATTGTTCTGGTAAAAATTAGTCAGtatgtttctgttctttctgcttggcagtaaaaaaaaatatctagaATAGATTGTTGCGATTGTTGCGAGACGTTAAGTTGCATTTGTTCTGCCTGTCTTATTGGCATTTTGTGACTCCATATACCATATTCAAGGGCAGGCATTCCAAAAAATGGAATAGCAACCGCTGTGGACGGCAATCCATTAAACAAggataaaatataaaactgatTCCCAGGAATATCTGAAAACACCTCATAAGCACACAGACTTAGTTACTATCTATTGTTTCCTTGGGCTTTAGGAGGTACAGCTGCTTTACAAAGCTACAATTCACACTTACTACTAAACTCTTCTTCCACACTTGAGATGGGGTACTAATTTTCTGTCTGGTTGGTGCCAGATCCATACACATCATCACTGGCAGACACACCCTTTACACCCTTATACACCAATACAGTATGCACTCATGGCATACTCTTCTTGCCTGTTGAGAAAAGGAGCTTTGTTATGGggcaaaatttttttttttttttttttttaatcatggCTCTCTCTGtcctgggaaagagaagggagaaagcccctcaaaaaaaaaatacacatacacaGACTTTACAAAATCTGCACTCTAATCATCTGACACCAATTTTATATACAGAAACGCATGCATAAAATACAGGGTATGGTAAAGAAGCTTATACTAAAAGTATGTTTTTCTATTTAAGTCAAATTAAGCCTTGCCTTATTTGAGACAAGTGTGCCACTCAAGGAGGGCTACCTGGCTGCCATTTCCATAGGTTATAAAACTGATACAAAAAGGAAGTTATGATATAAAGAATGTTATTATGAAATAGTGTCTTGGTTCTGGTCAGGGCAGGGTTAATTtctgcagtagccaggagggggGCACGGCCAGGACCCAGAGGTTATTCTGTAGCACCTCACCTCATTTtctgggaaagggggaagggcTGCCTGCCAGCTCGGGTAGCACGGCAGAGGGAATGGTCAGGTATCTTCGGGGGTGAGAACTCGGGTGCAAATCGTTTCTCGTACAGTCTTTTATTAGTACTGTTGCTGTTACCGTTCGTTGtcttttcattgctgtttccagtaaattgttcttatctcaacccatgatctttgccttttgtgcctccagttctCCTCTCTAGGCCATCAGAGTGGGAAAGAAGAGAGGGGAGCGAGCAAGCAACACGTGGTTTGGAATGTTTCAATAGGAACACTCAATTGAGGAATACCATTCTTAAACCACAGCAAGTAAAATACATCTGTGATATCTTAATAAATACAACAAGCCAAAGTAACCACAGAAGTTTACATGCCTAACACCAAGATATTTCACAAAAGAGATATGTTTGTTTCCTAGAGCCAAGACTTCTAGGAATGCTCAGATGCATGTAGAGAGAGAGTCTCTGTTCTCTGAATGTAACTGTTTCTCTCAGCCAAATTTCAAGTTGCAACTGGACACAGGTGGAACACCAGATACTTCCTGCATACTTCATTTGACTGGCATCTGGGACACAACCGGTACAAGATTTTTCACCACACAGTTGATGAACCACTAGGAGCTATCATTCACAGGGAAGTTTCAGGGCTTAGATCCAAATCTAAATTAATTACATTACAGTTTAATTATTCTCTTTAATGTTGTAGAATTCTGTAATGTTTATTGTAAGGAAGAATGAAATACTAACCCAGTACGTGTATTCTCCAACATTACTAACACAACAGTGTCAGAGTCTGCTTTTCAGTATGATCAGCAAATCAAAGGAAGTGGCTGttaaaactgggggaaaaaaaaaaaaaagctaatccCCAAAAGTTGATATAGGAGAACTATGTCCACAAGAAGGAAAGTAAAAGTTCACCTGGCACAGGTACAGATGGTTTGGGCGACCaaatgggatgggaaggggaagagaTCCTGTTTTGTTAGTTCATAAAAAGCTGAGGCAAGAGTGTGGTAACAGCTTAAAAAGTAAGCTAGCAGATTGGATACTTGTTGAAGCTAATGCACTGTATTGGTAGCAAAACAGGGCATGCTTCTCCAGGCATGCATTCTTCAACGTATGTATCTCACTATGCAAAGTTCTTAGTGGAAGAGGCCTTCTCTCACACAGACACAAAGACATCTGCTCTGGTACTAAGACTTTCCAAATAAGAACATACTGAGAAGGAAGATGGCAAAATTTGCTAGTCCAGCTTGCAGAAGTACCAGCTATGAAATTCTTGGCTTACAGCCTCATAGACTTGCTGCAGATGTAAATCTGGACATACCACCCAGGCTGGAGGCTGCACAGTGGTATCAGGTGTGCCTCTTCCCTTACTGCCCACTGCAAGGAGAGGCTGCAGTCTCCTTACACCTTGCTGCAAAAGGAAGGACTTCATAGCTGCAATCAGTTTCATTTTACTATTGTAAATAACAAATGCTAATaataaaacaagcagaaagCCATAGAGCGCAGCTAAGGATTACATGTCAGTTGAACCGTGGCGTATCTCCAACTGCAATAACCCACAGAAGAGCACAAGCATAAGAAGAGAGTGAAACTTGCGCCTAGTAAAGGATTTTCCTTGTAAAAGGTATttagagtaaaaataaaatctcacaTTAAATAGTATGAAAGAAATGAGGCAGGAGTGGGATGAAAAACACAGGTGATAATACTTGAATATGCAAAAGCATGTATATGGtataagttaaaaaaaccaaaaatagtGATATAAAGCAGTTTCTACTTCTTGGCTTTACATGCAGAAGTTTTACTAAAAGAAATACTAAACAATAAGGTCTGGGATGAACATACAAACGCcgacactttttttaaaattcagcaattctgagcaatattttttctaatcACTTTCTTTCTAGCTatgattttcatttattctaATTATAGCAGGTCTTTGATGTCTGTGCAACAAACTAATTCATATGGTTTATTCCTTCCTGGATCGGGTTCCCTCAGTTCAAAACACAAgctgaatgggaaaaaaaaggaagtttattAGAGTTTTAAATTCTTTGAAACCTAGGAAGACACTCTTATCTCATCCAAACAGCTTGAAGTGAGACACGGGCATGGGAAAGAGATGGGTAAAACTGTACAACACCATTGCATTGGCTGCAATGACTATGATAGTGCAATGCTGGCACATTTCAGAAGGCGGCAGGGGGCAGGGGAAACAGGTCTTGGACATTTTATACATTAATTTCTAGCTCTTCATACAGTGTTATTCTGTTGTCAGACTCAAATTTTCATCTATCCCATTGCCAAAGCAAAGGCCACTCTGGCAGTCTCATTTTATTATTGCATCAATTATGTTAAGAAACACAAGGGCTTCTTGAAAGCACCCCATTAAATGAACTGCTCTAGATGAACATGTGGGGAAACGTGGCCAGAACACAAGTTTCCTCTTGCCTTCAGTGGAGCTCAAACAAATAGCACCAGATTTACCATCAGTCACTTGTGACTATAATAGCGTACACCCTGTACGCCATTATCTcatgaaaaaaagcacaaataaaatataCCAAATTCACCGTACTGATATGGTGTAGAAGACAAGATCTTGCAGACAGCACCACTACTTCTTGTGTACATGAcaagtaatttgtttttctcacttGTTTGTAATAGTAAGAGAGACATCTTGGCATTAATAATGAATTATAACCAACATCTGTCAGCTTTTTTATGACAGActtttacaattttttattccttcctctgctggtGTTTGGCAGGATATGGATGATATGGAGGAAAGTGGAAGAAGAATTAAGTAGACACAGATATAATTTTAAACCAACCTTGATATGTAAAGCAACCAACCTGTCCAGTATTCTTAATGTGAAAGAGACATTTTTCTGGTGCAGGTTTCTTTTGCATGCCAGTAAGGTTAATATGACAAAGCTGTCCAAGAACTACATTTCTTTTCTAGAGAGACAGACTGAATAAATTTTCCCAGTTTCTGAAAAAGTAAGCTGCTCTTAAGAATTTTTGGCACTTTTacatttgctattttaaaagttaCCTAAGCCTGCTTTAGTTTATCCTaagaaacaaacattaaaattcATACTAGAGCATATGCATGCGCTGCACACAGCCAACACAGCCACACACCTCCAAGAATTCTAAGCTTATATGAAAAGTAagtgtttctggttttgctccTTTTCTACGACCACATTAAAAAGAGCTTGACTCATATTTCTAAAAAACTGCATCATAACAGAGACTCTTCAGCCTTACACAAATATCTCTGCTAATAATTTAGTTTGAACTCTGTTATCAATTCCCAAAACCACCCCCCCTTCAACTAAACACACAAAACTTGGAGAAGTCTGACCCTCACCTAAGAGCTGACCACATTTCAACAGGCGAGCAGCATTCAAGTATAGTATTATTTACTGTTGTCAGGACTTCCCACAGAGATCACCAGTACTCACATAAATAGCTGCCAGAGGTGTGCTGAGAAGTGTGATGAAAGGAATGGCCAACAAAAATAACATAACTTACCTGAGTGCACCAACAGAGGAACTACTAGACTACGAAGAAGAAGAGAGAGTTTATTGTGTTTGTTATTTGATTTTAGTAAAGACGTCAGCATAAATAAGTTTGGTACTCTTTCACTTGCACAttgggaaagggaagggtgCAAGTGACAAGCAAAACTTAGACATGCAAAAGGTATTTCAAATGTATGCAGTAAGCAATGACCTAGATTTTGAAGCAAGGTACACACATGCTTCAAATTAACAGAGACAGTAAAGCATAAAATGACACAGAGAAATACCCGCTACTGACAGTTAGAAAGTCTTCAAATGTTTTAGGCTGCACATCAGTTGTTTTCACCAATACATCTCTGAACGCATTGAAATAGCTCACTACAGTTGCCGGCCAGGGCAGATTGATAAATACAGGTTACAAACTACACAAGGCAGAACCAATTACATAAGGCTTTCCAGCACAACTCCAATCTTCACACAGCAACTTCTTTCAGAACAGCCAATTCCCAGAATTAAACCAGAACACCTCTGGAGAGACAGATAATAAACCCCATCAGAAAACTCCTTCAAGCCTACGAAACTCCCCCCAAAACCTAACAGAACAGAAGAACGGTATGAGCTAAAATGTTTTCCCTTACCTTTGCTGAGTGTACCCGAGATGAGTTTAAAAATAGTCTGGGCAAATTTGACAATCCCATGCTTGCATCTCTTTGAACAGCCACTCATGGTTCAGACGGATAGAAAGACTCTTCTCTCTTACAAAGTTcaggaataacaaaaaaattaaaaggcgAGTCCTTTACAAAGTTGATGCGACTGGTTATGCAGTGCAGAACTCTGCTCTCGTGCACCGAGCCCCAGGCTCTGCACTGAGGTTTGCTACTCTGAAGCTACTAGGAAGGATTGCAGTGGAGCAATGCACATCCCTTTTTAGTTAAAGGTACAGCTCTCCCTGTGAGCCTCTCGGCCGGGACTGCACACACCTGCCGCGATGCCCTGATAGAAGCTGCTAAGCACAGCAACACTTCAGCCAGACAGGCGAGGAGGGAGGGTTTCCCTCCCCAGGCTGTGCGGGCTGCCACgctgggcactgggaatgcAGCAAGAGATGGAGTCACCGCCTGctgcaaataaaagaaactgctgtttAAAGACCCTTTTCTTGGTGCCCTTTTCCAGCTGATTTCAGTAAAATTGTCAATTTTGCTCTCGTCAGGCcgagaaaaccagaaaataacacttttttttttattctaccGACACCGTAGTCACACGGTCACATGTAGAAGGCTGCATAGCGTTCCTTCGCAAAACCTGCTAGAAGTAGGAAAGCAAAGCTGcacccaggggaaaaaaaaaaaaaaaaaaaaaaaaatctttattttaaatctacCAGCTTAGACGCTGCTCCGATAATGATTTGCTCAGCACACAGGGATGTGCCAACCGGCCTTCCGGAGTCAGCGGGGCTCGGGCTCACCCCTCCGTGCAACCCCACATCTCACTTTTCGTCCACTGTCTCACGTCGTGCCGCTGCGGTGCTCACTCCACGTACTGTATTGGGAGTTATCCCCTAGCAACAACCACAGCTCTGGCTTCTCCAGTTCAATCAGATACTGCTGCGTGTCGCGAATACTCTGAATAAAGACTCGATGCATCCAGCAGCAAAGCGGAGACACCTCAAACCCCATCTGAGTGCTGGGCAGAGTCGAGCATCTTTAGGTTTAATTCATGCTGGCCTCGTCTCAGATGTTTTTAAACAACCCCCCAAATGCACTATTTGCTTGCCCCGGTCACAAGGCTTACCTCAGGTTTCTGCTCACACTCAGCTGCTGCTCGCTAAATTACTTGATCAGCCTTGTCTCTAACAAAGCGACCTGGAGCCCGCCATCACTTCAGAGCGGCAACAACCGAATACCGCCTTTACCGAGGGACAGGCGCAGCAAACAGCTTTGCACTTCTGGGAACAGAGATCCACCTTTCACTCAGGGAGCAGTAAACTGTTTTACAGGAAAACTTACGATCCTGAAGCAAAACTCAGGGCTTTGCCAGACAGCGCACCTTGCTGTGAGACTCACGACTATCTGCCCCTCCCAACTAGAAGcgccctcctgctcctcatccccGCCTCACACGGGCACCCCCGCACTGTCTCCcgcccctccccttcccacaccGCcgctcacctcctcctccttctcaggCAGAGAGCCGCGGAGTATTGTACAGGGAGGCTCCTCAGCGTATCACtttaccttaaaaaaacctgttctttGGCATGGAAGAAGCGACTTGAGGACAAAATTGCCACCCTCATCAGCTCGTACTGGGACTATCATCCCCCGCGCTGAGCCGTCAGGCACCGAACGTTTTGCTGCCCCCTCACTTCAACCCGGTCGCCTCACTCAATTTCAGGTCTTTCCTGATGGAATAGTCCACAGCTTTGGAGAACTTCCAGAAAACGTCATGGGAAAGCAGTTGTGAGCTCATGAAGACGCTTGGCCCCTGCCAGCAGATGTGCGGGAGGCTTCCAGTGCTGCCGCCAGCCTCACACGAACATCTTCCTGTGGCTAAAGCCTCCCTCTTGGGGCTGTGCTTCCACACAACATTTTGGGTAAATTTTACTATAAGTTCTCAAaagactggggtttttttatttattatgctCCA
Above is a window of Corvus moneduloides isolate bCorMon1 chromosome 15, bCorMon1.pri, whole genome shotgun sequence DNA encoding:
- the KCNMB1 gene encoding calcium-activated potassium channel subunit beta-1, giving the protein MLGKKLVTAQKRGETRALCLGLGMVACSMMMYFFIGITIVPFYTKSVWTTETVCKVLKANIKDKVSCPNSEGSEDEEIFPYPCLQVWVNLTASGQEVMLYHTEDTLERNPKCSYVPDKLENSKEVKARIETIASNFKKYQTFPCYYDPGGTQTNVILSRLYPSKGLLFAFLWPTLMFTGGCLIIVLVKISQYVSVLSAWQ